DNA sequence from the Halorussus limi genome:
ACAAGTTCAGCCAAGAGCGCTGCATCTGGTGTCGGCAGTGCGAGAACGTCTGTCCGAACGACACGATTCAGATCGTTCAGGACGACCAGCGCAACGGCGAACAGTACAACCTCCACATCGGACAGTGCATCTACTGTCGGCTGTGCGAGGAGGTCTGCCCGGTGGACGCCATCCTGCTGACCGAGAACTTCGAGTTCACGGGCGACACCAAAGACGACCTCGTGTACAACAAAGAGCAGTTGAAGAACGTCCCGTGGTACAAGGACTTAGACCCCCTCGAATCCCGCGAACCCGACCGCGGCGCGTGGATCGGCGAGGGCGAGGGCGAGGTGGACTATCAGTAGTCCAGTCTCGAAACGTTAAAAGGACGAATACGAGAATTTCAAGGTGACTGAAATGGTATACGAACTACTCACGTTCGGGCTGTTCGCTCTCGTCACGATAGCGAGCAGTCTGGGCGTCGTCCTGGCGCGGGACGTGTGGCACTCGGCGTTACTGCTGGGTGTCGCGTTGCTTTCCGTCGCGGTTCACTACGTGATGTTACAGGCGGAGTTCCTCGCAGCGATGCAGGTGCTCGTCTACGTGGGCGGGGTGCTCGTCCTCATCACGTTCGCCGTGATGCTCACGCGCCAGGCCAAGACAGAGACGGAGGAGGTGACCGACATATGAGTAACAGCGAAATCGACGACAGAGGCCGCAAGTGGCCCGGTGTAGCCGCACTCGCGCTTTTCGCGGTGATGGCGTGGATCTTCGTCGGCGCGGAGTTCGGCGAGGCCGCCGGCTTCCCCGACGGAGCCTCGATTACCGCCAGCATCGGCTACGCGATGTTCAACATCGGCGCACAGAACGCCGTGCCGAGCGAGGGAATGCTCGTCACGTTCGAGATTATCGACCTCGTGCTGGTCGCCGCGCTGGTCGGCGCGGTCATGCTGGCCCGGCGCGACGACGGCGGCGAAATCACGTCCGCCCTGCGCTCGGACGCGGTCGAGCAGGAACCCTCGCCCGGCGACGTCGTCGCCGACGGCGGTGAGAGAACCGACGCTTCTCGAACCTCGTCGGACCGGAGGTCCGACGGTGGAACCGAACGCGACGGAGGTGAGCAGTGATGGTACCGGTACAGTACTACCTCCTGCTCTCGGCCGCCGTCTTCGCCATCGGCGTGTTCGGCATCCTGACCCGTCGGAACGCGCTGCTGTTCCTGATGAGCGTGGAGTTGCTGCTGAACGCGGCGAACATCAACCTCGTGGCGTTCTCGAACTTCCACGGCAACCTGACGGGCCAGACGTTCAGCCTGTTCACGCTGGCGCTGGCGGCCGCGGAGGTCGCGGTCGGCATCGGCATCATCCTCGTGTTGTATCGCAACTTCAAGGACGTGGACGTAACCGAAGCGACGACGATGAGGTGGTAAACGTATGGCAGCACTCCCCTTCGAACTGGCACCGGCCATCGCGGCCCTGCCGTTCGTATCGTTCCTGATCGCGTTGCTCGTCGGAGCGTTCGCTCCGCGACTGCTCCCCAAGGGGGGAGCGATTCCGGGCATCCTCGCCACGGGTGGCTCGCTCCTGCTGTCGCTGTGGGCGTTCCTGACCGTCTCGGGCGGTAAGACGTACCACGAGTACATCACGTGGGTCGCGGGCGCAGGCGAAGCGACGTTCGACCTGCACCTCGGCATCCTGCTCGACCCGCTGTCGACGATGATGCTCATCATCGTCTCGCTGGTCGCGTTCCTCGTCCACATCTTCAGTCTCGGCTACATGAACGACGAGGGCGAGACGGGTCTACCCCGGTACTACGCCGGTCTGGGCCTGTTCACCGCGAGCATGCTCTCGTTCGTGTTCGCGGACAACCTGCTCATGGCGTTCATGTTCTTCGAGATGGTGGGCCTGTGTTCGTGGCTCCTCATCGGCTTCTGGTTCCGCGACGACGCACCGCCGAGTGCGGCGAAGAAGGCGTTCCTCGTGACCCGGTTCGGAGACTACTTCTTCCTCGTCGGACTCGTCGGCGTCTTCGCCACGTTCGGCACGTCGATGTTCATCGGCGGCGAGGGCGAACACGCGCTTCACTCGTTCCCCCACATGGCCGAACTCGCCCTCCTCGAGGGCGAAACCGCCGGGATAACGACGTATCTCGGTCTCGACCCGCAGGCGTGGTTCGCGGTTCTGGGCCTGCTCATCCTCGGCGGCGTCGTCGGCAAGTCCGCGCAGTTCCCTCTGCACACGTGGCTTCCCGACGCCATGGAGGGCCCGACCCCGGTCTCCGCGCTGATTCACGCGGCGACGATGGTCGCGGCGGGCGTCTACCTCGTCGCGCGCATCTACGGGTTCTACGCACTGCTGCCGAACGTGCTGGCGCTCATCGCGTTCGTCGGCGGCTTCACGGCGCTGTTCGCCGCGACGATGGGCGTCGTCAAGAAGGAGATAAAGCAGGTGCTGGCGTACTCGACCATCTCCCAGTACGGCTACATGATGCTCGGACTGGGCGCTGGCGGCTACGTCGCCGCCTCCTTCCACCTGATGACCCACGCCTTCTTCAAGGCGCTGCTGTTCCTCGGTGCGGGGTCGGTCATCATCGCGATGCACCACAACGAGAACATGTGGGACATGGGCGGCCTGAAGGACCGCATGCCCGTGACCTACTACGCGTTCCTCTCGGGGTCGCTCGCGCTCGCGGGCATCGTCCCGTTCTCGGGCTTCTGGTCGAAGGACGAGATTCTGTTCGAGGCGCTGGCCCGCGGGATGGAGAACCCGATTCTCCTCGCCGCGTACGCGATGGGTCTGCTCGCGGTGTTCTTCACCGGGTTCTACACCTTCCGGATGGTCGCGCTGACCTTCCACGGCGAACCCCGGTCGGACACCGCTCGCGACCCCCACGGCGTGCGCTGGAACGTGAAGGGACCGCTCGCGGTCCTCGGCGTTCTGGCCGCGGTGGCCGGACTGGTCAACATGACCCCGGTCGCGGAACTGACGGGCCTGCACATCGAGTACCTGCACAACTGGCTCGGTGGCCCGCTCGAAGCGACCTCGGTTCACACCTACACGCACATCCTCGAAGAGAGCGGCGTCCATCACGCCGAACTGTCGCCCCTCCTGCCGGGTCTGGTCTCGCTGGCGCTCGCGCTCGCGGGCGCCGGACTCGCGTGGAAGCTCTACGCGGTGCCGGACCCCGAGGAACACACCGACAAACTCGGTGGGGCGAAGACGGTGCTGTTCAACAACTACTATCAGGACGAGTATCAGGTCTGGCTCGCGACCGGCTTCACCCTGCCGCTGGCCCGCGCCGCGGACAAGTTCGACCAGGGCGTCATCGACGGCGTCGTGGACGGCGTCTCCAGCGTGAGCCTGTTCGGCGGAAGTCGCATCAAGCGAATCCAGACCGGCGTGGTGTCGAACTACGCCTTCCTGCTGACGACGGGCTTCGTCGTCTTACTCGTCGTCATCGGTCTCGTGGGAGGTTGGTTCTGAATGTGGATTGAAGCACTCATCGCCGTGACGCTCGCGAGTGCGTTCGCAGTCTTCCTCGCCCCGAACAAGGTGGCGGGCAAACTCGCGTTCGCGCTCAGTCTGCTCCCGCTCGTCGGGAGCCTCTGGATGTACAGCACGTACGAGGCCAGCGGCAACGCCCTCTTGGAGGGCAGCGAACTGGCCTTCGAATCGAACTTCGAGTGGGTCACCGCGGGACCCTACGCGCTGAACTGGCACGTCGGTCTCGACGGCATCAGCATGCCGCTGGTCGCGCTGACCACGGTGCTGACGTCGCTGGCGCTGCTGGCGTCGTGGACGCCCATCGACGAGCGACAGAGCCAGTTCTACGGGCTGATGCTGTTCCTAGAGGCGAGCCTGCTGGGCGTCTTCTCGGCGCTCGACTTCTTCGTCTGGTTCGTCTTCTGGGAGATGGTGCTGGTCCCGATGTACGTCCTCATCGGCGTCTGGGGCGGTCCGCGCCGCAAGTACGCCGCAATCAAGATGTTCGTCTACACGAACATCGCTTCTCTCGTGATGTTCATCGGGTTCATCGCGCTGGTGTTCGGTCTCGGCGACTCGGTCACGAGCCTCGACATGCCCGCCATCGCGCAGGCGCTTCGCGCGGGCGAACTCGGTGGTCTCGGACCGCTCAGCGCGGGCACGCTGAAGGTGGCGGCGTTCGTCGCCATGTTCGCGGGCTTCGCGGTGAAGGTCCCGGTCGTCCCGTTCCACACGTGGCTGCCGGACGCTCACGTCGAGGCCCCGACGCCGGTCTCGATCATGCTGGCCGGAGTCCTGCTGAAGATGGGTACCTACGCCCTGCTCCGGTTCAACTTCACGATGCTGCCGAAGGTCGCGCAGAACAACGCCCAGATCATCGCGCTGTTCGCGGTGATCAGCGTCATCTACGGCGCGATGCTCGCGCTGGCCCAGTCCGACCTCAAGCGCATCGTGGCGTACTCCTCGGTCTCCTCGATGGGGTACGTCATCCTCGGACTCGTGGCGTACACGCTGTACGGCATGGGCGGCGCGACCTTCCAGATGGTCGCCCACGGCCTCATCTCGGGCCTGATGTTCATGTCGGTCGGCGTCATCTACAACACGACCCACACCCGGATGGTCTCTGACATGTCCGGGCTGGCGAGCAAGATGCCGTTCACCGTCGCGGTGTTCGTCGCGGGCGCGTTCGGTTACATGGGCCTGCCGCTGATGGCCGGCTTCGCCGCGGAGCTGTTCATCTTCCTCGGCTCGTTCGGCGCGTTCGCGGGTTCGGTGTGGTTCACGGCCGCCGCGATGTTCGGCATCGTCGTGGTCGCGGGCTACCTGCTGTTCGCCATGCAGCGCACGCTGTTCGGGACCTTCGAGTTGGAGACCGACTACGAGGTCGGTCCGGCCGCGTTCCACGACGTGGCCCCGCTCGTGGTCCTCATCCTGCTGGTCATCCTGCTGGGCGTCGAACCGAGCATCTTCTACACGATGATTCAGGACGCAGTGAATCCGCTGGTTCCGGCGGCCGGAGGTGGTGTATAGATGGCGTTCCAACTTCCGACGTGGATGGCGCTCGGTCCGACGTTCGTGCTCGGACTGACCGCCCTCCTGCTGTTGGTCTTCGACAGCATCACCCCGAACGCCACTAGCCGCGGCGTGCTGTCCGGGACCGCGACCCTCGGGTCGCTGGTCGCGGTCGGTCTCTCGGCGTGGTACCTGCTGGCCGGCACGGGCGCGGAGCCGATTCGGCTCTACCAGAACTCGCTGGTCGTGGACACGATGACGCTGTTCTTCGCGTTCGTGTTCTCCAGCGTGACGGCGCTGGTGTCGGTCGCCAGCTACGACTACCTGCGCGACCACTCGTATCAGGCCGAGTACTACGCGCTGGTGACGCTCGCCGCCACGGGGATGACGCTGATGGCCGCCGCGAACAGTCTCGCGGTCGTGTTCGTCAGCCTCGAACTCGCCAGCCTCCCGTCGTACGCGCTGGTCGCCATCCTCAAGAAGAACCGCGGGAGCGTCGAGGCCGGACTGAAGTACTTCCTCGTGGGCGCGCTGTCGTCGTCCATCTTCGCGTACGGCATCAGCCTCGTCTACGGGGTCACGGGTTCGCTGCTGCTCCCCGAAATCGCCAACAACCTCGCCGCCCCGGAACTGACGGGCGTGCTGGGTCTGGGCATCATGATGGTGCTCGGCGGCTTCGCGTTCAAGACCGCCTCGGTGCCGTTCCACTTCTGGGCGCCCGAGGCCTACGAGGGCGCGCCCGCGCCCATCTCGGCGTTCCTCTCGTCGGCCTCGAAGGCCGCCGGGTTCGCCGTGGCGTTCCGCGTGTTCCTCGTCGCGTTCCCCATCGAGCAGTTGGTCACGGGCGCGGCCGCGAGCGTGGACTGGGTCCTCGCGGCCCAGATTCTCGCGGTCGTGACGATGACGCTCGGTAACTTCGCGGCGGCCACGCAGGACACGGTCAAGCGCATGCTCGCGTACTCGTCTATCGGACACGCGGGCTACGTCCTCATCGGTCTCGCCGCGCTGTCGGGCGGGAACAACGAGTTCGTGCTGGCCGGCGGCATGTCCCACCTGCTCGTCTACGGGTTCATGAACACGGGCGCGTTCCTGTTCATCGCCCTGACCGAGTACTGGTCCATCGGCCGGAACTTCGAGGACTTCAACGGACTGGCCTCGCAGGCACCGTTCGCCTGCACGGTCATGACCGTGTTCCTGTTCAACCTCGCGGGACTCCCGGTCGGCGGCGGCTTCATGAGCAAGTACTTCCTGTTCGGGGCCGCGGTCGGCGCCGGATTCTGGTGGCTCGCCGCCGTGGGTGCCATCAACAGCGCGGTGTCGCTGTACTACTACTCGCGAGTCGTGAAGGCGATGTGGATCGAAGACGCCTCGGGCGAGTTCGACATCGAGTCCAAGCCCGTGGGCCTCTATGCCGCGCTGGCGGCCGCCGCCGTCGTCACCGTCCTGCTCCTGCCCGGATTCGGTCCGGTCTGGCAGTACGCGACCGACGCCGCCGCGGCGCTCGTGGCGTAACCTCACGACTCCCGACGGTCGCACGCTCGGCTTTCGCGGTTCGTTTTTTCGGACGCCGATTTCTCCGACAGCGACGGGAGTCCGATTCCCGAACTCGGTGCTGTCTTTCGACGTCGGTTTCACGTTTAGGGCCGACTCCGCGTCAACGACCGTCACCGTCTCGTTCGCCACTACTCGTCCTCGTTTCGACCCCGACCGGATACGGCACGAACGACCGAAAGTCGGCCGGAGACGGAGCGTAGACGGTAGACTTTAGGCCGCGCAACAGAAATTCCGGGTAGAATGGTTTCGCGGCTGGTACTCGGGTGTGGAACCGTCGGTCAGACCCTCGTGGAGGCGATAGCCGACGGCGAACACGACATGCGGGTCGTCGACGACGCCGAGAACCGCGTCGACGCGCTCCGAGAAGAGGGCGTGTCGGCGACGCTCGGCGACCCGACCGACCCCGAGACCGTACGCGAGAGCGTCGAGGGGGCCGAGGTGGTCGTGGTCGCCGACCGGGACTCCGAGACCAACCGTCGGGCCGCCGAACTCGCGGCGGAGTTGTTCCCCGAAGCGTACGTCATCGGCTACCTCGGCGAGGAGTGCGACGCCGACCGCCGCGAGGCGATAGCCACGCTGGCCGACCACGTCATCGACCCGACCGACGCGCTGGTCGAGCAAGTGCTGGCGGTCACGCTCGGCGACTACGCGATTCGGACCGCCAACCTCCGGCGGGCGATTCGGCGCATCGACGGCACCCTCGCGGTGTTCATGCACGACAACCCCGACCCCGACGCCATCGCCAGCGCGGTCGCGCTCTGTCGCGTGGCCGAGGAAATCGGCGTCGAGGCCGTCCCCTGCTACTTCGGCGACATCTCCCACCAAGAGAACCGGGCGTTCGTCAACCTGCTCGAACTGGACCTCCGGAACTTCGCGTCCACCGAGGACGTGGACTTCGAGGAGTTCGGCGGCATCGCGCTGGTGGACCACTCCCGTCCCGGCGTCAACGACCAACTGCCCGCCGACACCGTCGTGGACATCGTGGTCGACCACCACCCGCCGAAGGAACCCCCGGAAGCCGAGTTCGTGGACCTCCGGAGCGACGTGGGCGCGACCTCGACCCTGCTGGCCGAACACATCCAGCGCCTCGGCATCGACCTCACCGAGTCGGTGGCGACCGGCCTGCTGTACGGCATCCGCGTGGACACCAAGGACTTCTCCCGGGAGGTCTCGACCGCCGACTTCGAGGCGGCCTCCTACCTGCTGCCCCACGCCGACGTGGGCACGCTCGACCGCGTCGAGAGTCCGTCGGTCAGTCCCGACACGCTGGCGACCATCGCGCGGGCCATCCGGAACCGCCGGGTAGAGGGGACGGTGCTGGCGACCTGCGTCGGGTCGCTGGCGGACCGCGACGCCCTCGCGCAGGCGGCCGACCACCTGCTCAACATGGAGTCGATAACCACGACGCTCGTCTACGGGTTCCGCGAGGGCACGGTCTACGTCTCGGCCCGCGCCCGCGGCACCGACATCGACCTCGGCGAGACGATGCGCTCGGCGTTCGACCAGATCGGGAGCGCGGGCGGCCACGCCGACATGGCGGGCGCCCAGATTCCGCTCGGACTGCTCGGCGAGGTTGAAGACGAGGAGGAGGCGTCGCTGACCAGCGTCGTCAGCGACGTCATCACCGACCGGTTCTTCGAGACGATTCAGTCGACGCCGGGCAACGACGGCGAGTACGCCCACGGCGGCGACGCGAGTTTCGAGGCGACCGTCGTGGACCCCGAGGACTGACGGTCTGTCGACCCCGTCGACCGACGCCACCGCGGAAACGCCCACCAAGTTTTCCCCCGAAAACGCCCTCCCGTCTAGCGTGAGCATCAAACAGTCGATGCGCGACATCGACCGCGCCGTCGGAGACGTTCTCGGAAACCACGGGAGGTACGAGGCCGAGAGGGGAGGCCGGTCCCAACGCCGGGCCTACGAGAAGACCATCGAGGAGGTCCGCGAAGTCGCGGGCGAGACCGAGGCCGAGCGACTCGCGACGTGGATAGAGACGACGGTTCGAGACAAAAAGAAACTCCCGTCGAGCAGGCGGGTCCGCAAGGAGGGCGCGGAAATCTGTCGAGACGTCGGCGTGTCCGTGTCCACGAACGACTGGCTCGGCGCGTAGCAACCGCGTGACGAAGTCACCCGGTCTGCCGTCGGAGCATTCCGGCCGAAAGCCCGACCGCGCTCGAATCTCGCCGCCGTCAGTCCCCGGCGACCTTCTGCTGGATGTCCTCGACGACCCCGGGGTTGCGAAGCGTGGAAGTGTCGCCGAGGTCCTCCTCGTTGGCGATGTCCTCCAGCAGTCGGCGCATGATTTTGCCCGAGCGAGTCTTGGGGAGTTCGGGAGTGAACACGACCTGTTCGGGGCGGGCGATGGGACCGATGGCGTCCTCGACGCCTTCGACGATTCGGTCGCGCATCTCCTCGTCCTCGTCGTAACCGTCCTCGGTGATGACGTAGGCGTACACCGCCTCGCCCTTCACGTCGTGCTTCCCGCCGACGACGGCGGCCTCGGCGACGCCCTCGACGCCGACGATTGCTGACTCTATCTCCATCGTACCGAGGCGGTGACCCGAGACGTTCAACACGTCGTCGACGCGGCCGAGTACCGTGATGTAGCCGTCTTCGTCTATCTTCGCGCCGTCTTCCGGGAAGTAGACCCAGTCGTCGGGGTCGTCCGAGTCGGTGTCGGAGTACTCCGCCCAGTACTCGTCGATGTATCGCTCGTCGTTGTTGTACAGCGTCCGGAGCATCCCCGGCCACGGTTTCTGAACCGTCAGATAGCCCGCCCGCCCGGCATCCACCTCGTCGCCGTTGACGTCGACGACCTGCGCGTCCACGCCCGGGAGGGGCGGTCCCGCGCTTCCGGGTTTCATCGTCTTGACGCCCGGCAGGGTCGTGACCATCATTCCGCCGGTCTCGGTCTGCCACCACGTGTCCACGACCGGACAGGACTCGTCGCCGACGTGTTGGTAGTACCACTTCCACGCCTTCGGGTTGATGGGTTCGCCGACCGTACCCAGTAGGCGCAGACTCGACAGGTCGTGCTGGTCGGGGTACTCCGAACCCCACTTCATGAATGCTCGGATGGCGGTCGGCGCGGTGTAGAGTTGGGTCGCCTCGTACTCCTCGATTATCTCCCAGAGTCGGTCGCGCTCGGGGTGGTCGGGCGTGCCCTCGTACATCATCGTGGTGGTTCCGAGCGCCAGCGGACCGTAGACGATGTAGGAGTGGCCGGTAATCCAGCCGATGTCCGCGGAACAGAAGTACGTGTCCTCGGGTTTCACGTCCAGCACCGCTTGGGAGGTCCACGCGGTCCACGCGAGGTAACCCCCGGTGGTGTGCTTGACGCCTTTCGGTTGTCCCGTCGTGCCCGAGGTGTACATCAGGAACAGCATGTCTTCGGCGTCCCGCGACACCGGGTCTATTTCAGCGCCCTCCTGCTCCTCGACGAGGTCCTGATAGTAGTGTTCGTTCGATTCGAGGTCGTGACCGTGGCCGTGGTCGCCGAGTCGGTCCACGACCACCACGTCCGAGACGTCGTGACCTACGTCGCCGAGGCCCTCGCGGGTCTTCTCGTAGTGGTCCAAGGCGTCGCCCCGCCGGAAGTAGCCGTTGGCGGTCACGAGGTACTCGGAGTCCGCGCTCTCCATCCGAGTCGCGAGGGCGTCCGCGGAGAAGCCTGCGAAGACGACCGAATGGGGCGCGCCGATGCGGGCGCACGCCAGCATCGCGATGGGGAGTTCGGGAATCATCGGCATGTACATCGTCACGACGTCGTCCTCGCCGACGCCCATTTCTCGGAGTGCGGCCGCGAACTCGTTGACCTCGCGGTGCAACTCCTCGTAGGTGTAGGTCCGGTTCTCTTCGTCTACCGGTTCGCCGACCCACTCGATGGCGGCCTCGTCGCCGCGCTCGTCCAAGTGCCGGTCGAGGCAGTTCGCCGAAGCGTTCAGTTTCCCGCCCGTGAACCACTCGTAGAACGGCGGGTTCGAGTCGTCCAGCACCGTGTCGTACTCCTCGTCCCAGTCGAGGAGTTCGGCCGCCCGCTCCCAGCACTCGGGCCAGTTCTCCTCGAACTCGTCGTAGACGGAGTCGTCGGAGACGTTCGCCTGCGCCACGAACTCCTCGGGCGGCTCGAACTCGTCCTGTTCTTCGAGCCGTGCTTCGAGTTCGGCGGTATCGTCTGGCATAGGTTCGTCCTAATACTCACTCAGAAGAGCAATAAAGGTTGGTGAGGGTTAGCATACCAGAACGCGCGGAAAGCGCGGCGTTCCGGAACGCAGGACGCGACTCTCCTCGATTACGTACCGCCTGCGTGACCGGTTTCGGTCCCGCGTCGTTCAGTTCAGCGCGTCCACTTCGTCGGTCAGGTCCTCCGGCCCGTCCACCGGGCCCCTGACGAACAGGCCGTGAGCGATGAGCAGGGCCGCCGTCAACCCCGCGAGGGTGACGGCCGTCGGGAGCGCGAGCGAAGTCAGGAGGCCGATTGCGGCCCCCACGGCCATCGTGGCGAAGATGGCGACCAGCACGAGGTCGTAGTACTGGACGGTGTAGTTCATGCCAGAGCTAGCGGGGTCCACTCGGAAAAGGGTTCGCCGGAGTCGGCGGGTCGCGTGACCGCCGGAGTTCGCGTCAGTTCGGTCCGTGTCGAGGCTCAGACGGCGTTGACCGTCTCCTGATAGCTGCCGTACTCGGCCTCGAACACCTGCATGATTTCGCCCATCGTCGCGTAGGCCTTCACCGCGTCGACGATAGCGGGCATCACGTTCTCGTCGGCGTCGATGGCGTCCTGAATGTCGTCGAGTGCGGCCTCGACCGCCTCGTCGTCGCGTTCCTCCTTGACCTCGGCGAGTCTGTCGAGTTGGCGCTGTTGGGTCTCCTCGTCCACCTTGAGGATGTCCGGTCGGGTGTCCTCCTCGATTTCGTACTTGTTGACCCCGACGACGGTCTCCTCGCCCTCCTCGACGCGCTCCTGATACTCGTAGGAGGCGTCCTGAATCTCGCGGTGGAAGTAGCCCTGCTCGATGCCTTCGAGGACGCCGTCCCGGACCGAACCGTCGCCCATCTCCTTTATCTCCTCGATGTAGGCCATCGCCTTCTCCTCGGTCTCGTCGGTCAGGCTCTCGACCGCGAACGACCCGCCGAGCGGGTCCACGATGTCGGCCGCGCCCGACTCCTCGGCGATTATCTGCTGGGTCCGGAGCGCGACCCGGACGGCCTTCTCGGAGGGGAGCGCGAGCGCCTCGTCGAAGCTGTTGGTGTGGAGGCTCTGGGTACCGCCCAGCACCCCGGCGAGCGCCTGAATCGTCACCCGCACTACGTTGTTCAGGGGCTGTTGGGCGGTCAGGCTCTGGCCCGCGGTCTGGGTGTGGAACTTGAGTTGCTTGCTCGCGTCCTTCTCCGCGCCGTACCACTCGTCCATGACGTTGGCGTAGATGCGCCGGGCCGCGCGGAACTTCGCGACCTCCTCGAAGATGGAGTTGTGGGAGTTGAAGAAGAAGGAGAGTTGAGGCGCGAACTCGTCGACGTCGAGGCCCCGGTCGAGACAGTCCTCGACGTAGGCGAAGCCGTCGGCCAGCGTGAACGCGAGTTCCTGAATCGCGGTCGAACCGGCCTCCCGGATGTGGTAGCCCGAGATGGAGACCGGCTTGATGTTCGGGGTCTCCTCGACGGCGAACTCGATGGTGTCGGTCACGATGTCGAGGCTCGGTTCCGGCGGAATCACCCACTCCTTCTGGGCGATGAACTCCTTGAGCATGTCGTTCTGAAGGGTACCCCGAATCTCCTCGCGGGGGACGCCCTGCTGGTCGGCCAGCGCGATGTACATCGCGTAGATGACCGGCGCGGAGGGGTTGATGGTGAAGGAGGTAGAGACCTCGCCGAGGTCGATGCCGTCGAACAGAATCTCCATGTCGCGGAGGGTGTCCACCGCGACGCCCTCCTTGCCGACCTCGCCGTCCGAGAGCGGGTCGTCTGAATCCTTGCCCATCAGACTCGGCATGTCGAACGCGGTCGAGAGCCCGGTCTGGCCCTCGTCGATGAGGTAGTGGAAGCGCTCGTTGGTTTCCTCGGCGGTGCCGAACCCGGCGAACTGGCGCATCGTCCACGTCCGGCCGCGGTACATCGTCGGGTACGGGCCGCGGGTGTACGGTTCCTCGCCCGGGAATCCGACGTCCTCGCCGTAGTCGAGGTCGGCCACGTCGTCGGGGGTGTAGAGGCGGTCCACTTCGAGGTTCGACACGGTGGCGAACCGGTCCTTGCGCTCGCCGTACGCGTCGAGTACGGGACCGAGGGTCTCTTCCTCCCACTCCTCCTTCGCGTCGCGTATCTCCGCGAGGTCGTCCTCGTCGTACATGGTTGCAATAATTGCTCGAAGGATAATGAAGTTGCGTGAATTGGCGCCCGGGCGAAGCGGACGACCGCCGCGAAGCGAGTGACACGGGCGAAGCGGGCGAAACGTGCGAGAGAGCGACACGTCGGCGAGCGAGCGCCGACGCTCAGTACTCGCCCAGCACGCCGCGCTCGCGTGCCTTCCGCTGGATGACTCGGAAGACGCCGTAGCCCAGACCCAGATAGACGACGCTGACCGCGACGAGCAGACCGAGGTCCGCGGCCGGAATCTCCAGCAGGCTCTCGTCCGCGCCCATCGCCTCGCGGAGGAGGTAGCTCCCGAGCGAGAACGGCGCGAACCGGAGGACGGGGAACTGCTCGACGGGCGCCGCCACGAGCGCGACGAACGCGAACTGCATGAGTCGGAAGGCGCTC
Encoded proteins:
- a CDS encoding complex I subunit 4 family protein; translation: MWIEALIAVTLASAFAVFLAPNKVAGKLAFALSLLPLVGSLWMYSTYEASGNALLEGSELAFESNFEWVTAGPYALNWHVGLDGISMPLVALTTVLTSLALLASWTPIDERQSQFYGLMLFLEASLLGVFSALDFFVWFVFWEMVLVPMYVLIGVWGGPRRKYAAIKMFVYTNIASLVMFIGFIALVFGLGDSVTSLDMPAIAQALRAGELGGLGPLSAGTLKVAAFVAMFAGFAVKVPVVPFHTWLPDAHVEAPTPVSIMLAGVLLKMGTYALLRFNFTMLPKVAQNNAQIIALFAVISVIYGAMLALAQSDLKRIVAYSSVSSMGYVILGLVAYTLYGMGGATFQMVAHGLISGLMFMSVGVIYNTTHTRMVSDMSGLASKMPFTVAVFVAGAFGYMGLPLMAGFAAELFIFLGSFGAFAGSVWFTAAAMFGIVVVAGYLLFAMQRTLFGTFELETDYEVGPAAFHDVAPLVVLILLVILLGVEPSIFYTMIQDAVNPLVPAAGGGV
- a CDS encoding NuoI/complex I 23 kDa subunit family protein; this translates as MIGVLKSMATTLKHALDGSTFTVEYPDVAPEVSPRFRGVHKFSQERCIWCRQCENVCPNDTIQIVQDDQRNGEQYNLHIGQCIYCRLCEEVCPVDAILLTENFEFTGDTKDDLVYNKEQLKNVPWYKDLDPLESREPDRGAWIGEGEGEVDYQ
- the nuoL gene encoding NADH-quinone oxidoreductase subunit L, which encodes MAALPFELAPAIAALPFVSFLIALLVGAFAPRLLPKGGAIPGILATGGSLLLSLWAFLTVSGGKTYHEYITWVAGAGEATFDLHLGILLDPLSTMMLIIVSLVAFLVHIFSLGYMNDEGETGLPRYYAGLGLFTASMLSFVFADNLLMAFMFFEMVGLCSWLLIGFWFRDDAPPSAAKKAFLVTRFGDYFFLVGLVGVFATFGTSMFIGGEGEHALHSFPHMAELALLEGETAGITTYLGLDPQAWFAVLGLLILGGVVGKSAQFPLHTWLPDAMEGPTPVSALIHAATMVAAGVYLVARIYGFYALLPNVLALIAFVGGFTALFAATMGVVKKEIKQVLAYSTISQYGYMMLGLGAGGYVAASFHLMTHAFFKALLFLGAGSVIIAMHHNENMWDMGGLKDRMPVTYYAFLSGSLALAGIVPFSGFWSKDEILFEALARGMENPILLAAYAMGLLAVFFTGFYTFRMVALTFHGEPRSDTARDPHGVRWNVKGPLAVLGVLAAVAGLVNMTPVAELTGLHIEYLHNWLGGPLEATSVHTYTHILEESGVHHAELSPLLPGLVSLALALAGAGLAWKLYAVPDPEEHTDKLGGAKTVLFNNYYQDEYQVWLATGFTLPLARAADKFDQGVIDGVVDGVSSVSLFGGSRIKRIQTGVVSNYAFLLTTGFVVLLVVIGLVGGWF
- the nuoK gene encoding NADH-quinone oxidoreductase subunit NuoK, coding for MVPVQYYLLLSAAVFAIGVFGILTRRNALLFLMSVELLLNAANINLVAFSNFHGNLTGQTFSLFTLALAAAEVAVGIGIILVLYRNFKDVDVTEATTMRW
- a CDS encoding NADH-quinone oxidoreductase subunit N yields the protein MAFQLPTWMALGPTFVLGLTALLLLVFDSITPNATSRGVLSGTATLGSLVAVGLSAWYLLAGTGAEPIRLYQNSLVVDTMTLFFAFVFSSVTALVSVASYDYLRDHSYQAEYYALVTLAATGMTLMAAANSLAVVFVSLELASLPSYALVAILKKNRGSVEAGLKYFLVGALSSSIFAYGISLVYGVTGSLLLPEIANNLAAPELTGVLGLGIMMVLGGFAFKTASVPFHFWAPEAYEGAPAPISAFLSSASKAAGFAVAFRVFLVAFPIEQLVTGAAASVDWVLAAQILAVVTMTLGNFAAATQDTVKRMLAYSSIGHAGYVLIGLAALSGGNNEFVLAGGMSHLLVYGFMNTGAFLFIALTEYWSIGRNFEDFNGLASQAPFACTVMTVFLFNLAGLPVGGGFMSKYFLFGAAVGAGFWWLAAVGAINSAVSLYYYSRVVKAMWIEDASGEFDIESKPVGLYAALAAAAVVTVLLLPGFGPVWQYATDAAAALVA
- a CDS encoding NADH-quinone oxidoreductase subunit J family protein, producing MSNSEIDDRGRKWPGVAALALFAVMAWIFVGAEFGEAAGFPDGASITASIGYAMFNIGAQNAVPSEGMLVTFEIIDLVLVAALVGAVMLARRDDGGEITSALRSDAVEQEPSPGDVVADGGERTDASRTSSDRRSDGGTERDGGEQ
- a CDS encoding NADH-quinone oxidoreductase subunit J is translated as MVYELLTFGLFALVTIASSLGVVLARDVWHSALLLGVALLSVAVHYVMLQAEFLAAMQVLVYVGGVLVLITFAVMLTRQAKTETEEVTDI